A genome region from Pseudomonas helmanticensis includes the following:
- a CDS encoding TIGR00180 family glycosyltransferase, translating to MQGKYSSEQALPLNELLTVVLFTHNRPAFLRRAVKYYSSLPCKIMVLDSTTERAEGDFSLVDYHHVPQFAYWGMQAKLAYGVELVTTPYMVLAADDDFILHDSLFESVGFLQANPDYGMCHGYCLMYLTLAGSVSYYRRDKKVQEDYSSERAQDRVIDYMSQYIPPFYAVCRTDLIKKWHSSLPPGTSFQWQEIGHVYFLLASAKARILPMPYVVREINYGDSEHSTEVYHSLTYIDAKSVAEREGFAEFLASLPTGIEGLDAEQGKAFALQSFEAMVDSLQSGRALTAELIFQSTWNQSLKMPDRRFGPLQYVEMPFYNQPFFDRLEQFEFMLHAMPAGRIQLEGLEGIWTRQAHLLQARNNDTPESVLDRLWQAHDLNAFNRTVINRLATQLESLGDEDEAQAMHEWIARLATLTADDHHAVFDRMQSGRLLKWLATREPAVEHIESIARHLAANGGGPHFGVFLLDLDNDIDKLQVTLDSLLEGHCKAFRIVVFTTGEAPAATTAQNTLHFVRVTPGNLVDKLNQSASQSPCDWLLLAQAGDEFTAGGLLRASLELMSAEGIRAVATDEIQRTDKGALVDMFRPGFNLDLLQSVPSLMARHWLIRRDVLLEVGGYQADFSKALEFDLLLRIIQRGGLGGLAHLDEPLLISQAPMLEENAHERQALLRHLGNRGYKAKVTSAVPGTYQVDYRHAEQPLVSIILPAGDDLPALQRCLEGVLLRTRYTRYEVLIAANPNQSADVNDWLGTLQNTRVRVLHADKPLTDAALFNAASQEAKGECLVLMAADSEVVNPNWIESLLNHALRPEVGIVGAKLVDRDGKVSQAGLILGFGDGVGSAFIGEKHSAEGYMQRLAVEQNYSAVSKVCLMVRKELFDALGGLDEGIFADAFSDVDLCLKAGQAGYLTVWTPQVQVLHTGELPKAPESLAALREKWSAVFAQDAAYNANLASTGKGFTLREDAPINWSQLLA from the coding sequence ATGCAAGGCAAGTACAGTTCTGAACAAGCGCTGCCGCTCAACGAGCTGTTGACCGTGGTGCTGTTTACTCATAACCGGCCCGCGTTTTTACGCCGGGCGGTAAAGTATTACAGCAGTTTGCCCTGCAAGATCATGGTGCTGGACTCTACTACCGAGCGGGCTGAGGGCGATTTTTCTTTAGTCGATTACCATCACGTTCCGCAGTTTGCTTACTGGGGAATGCAGGCCAAGCTGGCCTATGGTGTGGAGCTGGTGACAACGCCGTATATGGTGCTGGCTGCCGACGACGACTTCATCCTGCACGACTCGCTGTTCGAGTCAGTGGGCTTCCTGCAGGCGAACCCGGACTACGGCATGTGTCACGGTTATTGCCTGATGTACCTGACACTTGCCGGCAGCGTGAGTTACTACCGCCGGGACAAGAAGGTTCAGGAGGATTATTCCTCCGAGCGGGCTCAGGATCGAGTCATCGATTACATGAGTCAGTACATTCCTCCGTTCTACGCGGTATGCCGTACCGATTTGATCAAGAAGTGGCACTCGTCGCTGCCGCCCGGGACCAGTTTTCAATGGCAGGAAATCGGTCACGTCTACTTCCTGCTGGCGAGCGCCAAGGCACGCATCCTGCCGATGCCTTATGTTGTGCGCGAGATCAACTACGGTGACTCTGAGCACAGCACCGAGGTGTATCACTCGCTGACTTATATCGACGCCAAGTCGGTCGCCGAGCGGGAAGGCTTTGCCGAATTCCTCGCATCATTGCCCACTGGCATTGAAGGGCTTGATGCGGAGCAGGGCAAAGCGTTTGCCCTGCAAAGTTTCGAGGCGATGGTCGACAGTCTGCAATCCGGGCGAGCCTTGACCGCAGAGCTGATATTCCAGTCCACCTGGAATCAGTCGCTGAAAATGCCGGATCGTCGTTTCGGGCCGCTGCAATACGTTGAAATGCCGTTTTACAACCAGCCATTCTTTGATCGTCTCGAGCAGTTTGAATTCATGCTGCACGCCATGCCGGCCGGACGCATTCAGCTGGAAGGACTTGAAGGCATATGGACTCGCCAGGCGCATTTGCTGCAAGCGCGCAACAACGACACGCCGGAAAGCGTGCTGGACCGTTTGTGGCAGGCTCATGATCTGAATGCTTTCAACCGTACGGTTATCAATCGTCTGGCGACTCAACTGGAGTCGCTGGGTGATGAGGACGAAGCGCAAGCGATGCACGAGTGGATCGCACGCCTCGCGACACTGACCGCCGATGATCACCACGCAGTGTTCGACAGGATGCAATCCGGTCGCCTGCTCAAGTGGCTGGCAACGCGCGAGCCTGCAGTTGAACACATCGAATCGATTGCCCGGCATCTGGCCGCCAACGGTGGCGGTCCGCACTTCGGTGTTTTCCTGCTGGATCTGGACAACGATATCGATAAGTTGCAGGTGACTCTGGACAGCTTGCTCGAGGGGCACTGCAAAGCGTTCAGGATTGTGGTTTTCACCACGGGTGAAGCACCAGCGGCGACTACCGCGCAGAACACGTTGCACTTTGTTCGCGTCACGCCGGGTAATCTCGTCGACAAATTGAATCAGAGCGCCAGCCAGTCACCGTGCGACTGGTTGTTGCTGGCTCAGGCAGGTGATGAGTTCACTGCGGGCGGATTGCTGCGGGCGAGCCTTGAGCTGATGTCTGCCGAAGGCATTCGCGCGGTTGCTACCGATGAAATCCAGCGCACCGACAAGGGGGCACTGGTTGATATGTTCCGGCCGGGCTTCAATCTTGATCTGCTGCAAAGCGTTCCGTCCCTGATGGCTCGTCACTGGCTGATCCGTCGGGATGTTCTGCTTGAGGTCGGTGGTTATCAGGCGGACTTCAGCAAAGCCCTGGAATTCGATTTGCTCCTGCGCATCATTCAGCGCGGCGGGCTCGGCGGTCTGGCGCACCTCGACGAACCGTTGCTGATTTCCCAGGCGCCGATGCTGGAGGAAAACGCTCATGAGCGTCAGGCGTTGTTACGCCATCTGGGTAATCGCGGCTACAAGGCCAAGGTCACTTCAGCGGTACCTGGCACCTATCAAGTCGACTACCGTCATGCCGAACAACCTCTGGTCTCGATCATCTTGCCTGCTGGCGACGATCTCCCGGCACTGCAACGTTGCCTGGAAGGCGTCCTGCTCAGAACCCGGTATACCCGCTATGAAGTATTGATCGCCGCAAATCCCAATCAGTCGGCTGACGTCAACGACTGGCTGGGTACATTGCAGAACACCAGGGTCCGTGTCCTGCATGCCGATAAACCGCTGACTGACGCGGCGCTGTTCAATGCTGCCAGCCAAGAGGCGAAAGGCGAGTGCCTGGTGCTGATGGCTGCGGACAGTGAGGTGGTCAACCCGAACTGGATTGAATCGTTGCTCAATCATGCCTTGCGTCCGGAAGTAGGCATCGTGGGTGCGAAGCTGGTGGACCGCGACGGCAAAGTCTCACAGGCCGGTTTGATTCTCGGGTTTGGCGATGGCGTAGGTTCGGCCTTCATCGGCGAGAAACATTCCGCCGAGGGCTACATGCAGCGCCTGGCAGTCGAGCAGAACTATTCGGCTGTGTCGAAAGTGTGCCTGATGGTGCGCAAGGAACTGTTTGACGCGCTTGGCGGCCTGGACGAGGGAATCTTCGCCGACGCCTTCAGCGATGTAGATCTGTGCCTCAAGGCGGGACAGGCCGGTTACCTCACGGTGTGGACGCCGCAGGTGCAGGTGCTACATACCGGCGAGTTGCCGAAAGCGCCTGAGTCGCTGGCTGCATTGCGTGAAAAATGGAGCGCTGTTTTTGCGCAAGATGCGGCTTATAACGCCAATCTGGCCTCGACCGGCAAGGGTTTTACCTTGAGAGAAGACGCGCCGATCAACTGGTCACAGTTGCTCGCTTGA
- a CDS encoding cephalosporin hydroxylase family protein yields MTDNSINQAFEAECREQIAQQGDDQKLTGLARDFFNESAKHKYSYHFSWMGRPIIQLPQDMMAMQEIIWQVKPDLVIECGIAHGGSIIYYASLLELQGHGEVLGIDLDIRPHNREAIESHPMAKRIKMIEGSSIDAGIAAQVQAAAKGKKVILVLDSNHTHDHVLEELRLYAPLVSVDSYCVVMDTVVEDMPADFFPDRPWGPGDNPKTAVWKYLEENQDFEIDQQLQNKLLITVAPDGYLRRVR; encoded by the coding sequence ATGACCGACAACAGCATTAACCAAGCTTTCGAAGCCGAGTGCCGGGAACAGATTGCCCAGCAAGGCGACGACCAGAAACTCACTGGTCTGGCCCGTGATTTCTTCAACGAATCGGCCAAACACAAATACAGCTACCACTTCTCGTGGATGGGCCGTCCGATCATCCAGTTGCCACAAGACATGATGGCAATGCAGGAGATCATCTGGCAGGTCAAACCGGATCTGGTCATCGAGTGCGGCATCGCCCACGGCGGTTCGATCATCTACTACGCCTCGTTGCTGGAGCTGCAGGGCCACGGCGAAGTGCTGGGTATCGATCTCGATATTCGTCCGCACAACCGCGAAGCGATCGAAAGCCACCCGATGGCCAAGCGCATCAAGATGATCGAAGGCTCAAGCATCGACGCCGGCATTGCCGCGCAGGTGCAGGCTGCGGCCAAAGGCAAGAAAGTCATTCTGGTGCTCGACTCCAACCACACCCACGATCACGTCCTCGAAGAGCTGCGCCTTTACGCGCCGCTGGTGTCGGTCGACAGCTATTGCGTGGTGATGGACACCGTGGTCGAAGACATGCCCGCCGATTTCTTTCCGGATCGTCCATGGGGCCCGGGCGATAACCCGAAAACCGCGGTGTGGAAATACCTCGAAGAGAACCAGGATTTCGAGATCGACCAGCAGTTGCAGAACAAGCTGCTGATCACCGTGGCGCCGGACGGCTATCTGCGTCGCGTTCGTTAA
- a CDS encoding class I SAM-dependent methyltransferase → MRHELYRVTDLPVLQNRTFADAQSAQASASADMLLVQDERSGLIFNAAFDADKLSYDADYQNEQAHSGQFQKHLSDVEGIIARHFKGQELIEVGCGKGYFLELLKGLGYSITGIDPAYEGDNADVIKAPFTRGLGLAADAIVLRHVLEHIQDPVSFLAVIAEANQGGQIYIEVPCFDWILEHKAWFDLFYEHVNYFRLDDLRRMFGTVHEAGHLFGGQYLYIVADLATLRLTPEQPVPRLELPDDFTASLDRAVQIIQSAPEQGSAIWGASSKGVIYSLFLQRAGVAVDRVVDINPAKQGRYLPLSGVQVSSPQEAMDALPEGANLFVMNSNYLEEIKRMTDGRYVYHAVDSASFQ, encoded by the coding sequence ATGAGGCACGAGTTGTATCGGGTCACCGACCTGCCGGTGCTGCAGAACCGGACCTTTGCCGACGCGCAATCGGCGCAGGCCTCGGCCAGTGCCGACATGCTGCTGGTGCAGGATGAGCGCAGCGGCCTGATCTTCAATGCCGCGTTCGACGCCGACAAGCTCAGCTACGACGCTGACTATCAGAACGAGCAGGCGCATTCCGGCCAGTTCCAGAAGCACCTGAGCGACGTCGAAGGGATCATCGCCAGGCATTTCAAAGGCCAGGAGCTGATCGAAGTCGGCTGCGGCAAGGGCTACTTCCTTGAATTGCTCAAAGGCCTTGGCTACTCGATCACCGGCATCGACCCGGCGTACGAAGGTGACAACGCCGATGTGATCAAGGCGCCGTTCACCCGTGGCCTCGGTCTGGCGGCGGACGCCATCGTCCTGCGCCATGTGCTGGAACATATTCAGGACCCGGTGAGTTTCCTCGCGGTAATCGCCGAAGCCAATCAGGGCGGGCAGATCTACATCGAAGTGCCGTGCTTCGACTGGATTCTCGAACACAAAGCCTGGTTCGACCTGTTCTACGAGCACGTCAATTATTTCCGCCTCGATGACCTGCGCCGGATGTTCGGCACTGTGCATGAGGCCGGTCACCTGTTCGGTGGCCAATACCTGTACATCGTCGCCGACCTGGCGACATTGCGCCTGACCCCGGAACAACCGGTGCCACGCCTGGAGCTGCCCGACGATTTCACTGCCAGTCTCGACCGGGCGGTGCAGATCATTCAGTCCGCCCCCGAGCAGGGTTCGGCGATCTGGGGCGCTTCGTCCAAAGGCGTGATCTATTCGCTGTTCCTGCAACGCGCAGGTGTGGCGGTGGATCGGGTGGTGGATATCAACCCGGCCAAGCAAGGGCGTTATCTGCCGCTCAGTGGTGTGCAGGTGTCCTCGCCGCAAGAGGCGATGGACGCCTTGCCCGAAGGCGCCAACCTGTTTGTGATGAACTCCAATTACCTCGAAGAGATCAAGCGGATGACCGATGGACGTTATGTCTATCACGCCGTCGACAGCGCTTCGTTCCAGTGA
- a CDS encoding NAD-dependent epimerase/dehydratase family protein codes for MKVLVTGATGFVGRHLVAALLARGCAVRAVARNAETAASMPWINDVEFISADIHAADLDVAALTDGCDALAHLAWPGLPNYRALFHFEHNLMTDYRFIKSAVETGVKQVLITGTCFEYGMQSGPLSESTEPRPSNPYGLAKHTLHLFLQNLAQEQPFTLQWARLFYLHGEGQNPSSLLAALDRAIDAGEPSFNMSAGEQLRDFLAIETAAGHLASILQQRDFAGVINCASGEPVSVRALVEQRLRERGASLNLNLGHYPYPNHEPLAFWAVTERLQLLLGESQ; via the coding sequence GTGAAGGTTCTGGTCACGGGCGCGACAGGCTTCGTCGGTCGGCATCTGGTCGCGGCGTTGCTGGCACGTGGCTGTGCGGTGCGGGCGGTTGCACGCAACGCCGAAACAGCGGCGAGCATGCCGTGGATCAATGACGTCGAATTCATCTCGGCGGATATTCACGCTGCCGATCTGGACGTGGCGGCGTTGACTGACGGCTGCGATGCGTTGGCTCATCTGGCCTGGCCAGGGTTGCCGAATTATCGGGCGCTGTTTCACTTCGAACACAACCTGATGACTGATTACCGCTTTATCAAAAGCGCAGTCGAGACGGGTGTAAAGCAAGTCCTCATCACGGGCACCTGTTTCGAATATGGCATGCAGAGCGGCCCACTCAGCGAAAGCACCGAGCCACGGCCGAGCAACCCTTACGGTCTGGCCAAGCACACCTTGCATCTGTTTTTGCAGAACCTTGCGCAAGAGCAGCCGTTCACTCTGCAATGGGCGCGGCTGTTTTACCTGCATGGCGAAGGGCAGAATCCCAGCAGCCTGCTGGCGGCGCTGGACAGGGCAATCGATGCCGGCGAGCCGTCGTTCAACATGTCTGCCGGTGAGCAGTTGCGCGATTTTCTGGCGATTGAAACCGCTGCCGGTCATCTCGCCAGCATTCTTCAGCAGCGTGATTTCGCTGGCGTGATCAACTGCGCCAGCGGCGAACCGGTGTCGGTGCGTGCGCTGGTCGAACAGCGTCTGCGCGAACGCGGCGCGAGCCTGAATCTGAACCTCGGCCACTACCCGTATCCGAACCACGAACCGCTGGCGTTCTGGGCGGTGACCGAGCGCTTGCAACTGTTATTGGGAGAGTCGCAATGA